One window of Myxocyprinus asiaticus isolate MX2 ecotype Aquarium Trade chromosome 6, UBuf_Myxa_2, whole genome shotgun sequence genomic DNA carries:
- the LOC127442372 gene encoding transmembrane protein 68-like isoform X1 has product MSSENESCLFENGSVSLLSCFIHVWEEWAGLGQFKDYLSFLEYLLWVFTPLAVVFILPFLIVILLYLSILFLHVYKRKNQLREAYSNNLWDGARKTLATIWDGHGAIWHGYEIHGLEKIPDEGPALIVYYHGAIPIDYYYFLASLVIQKGRTCHSVADHILFKIPGFKLLLEVFSVIHGPQEECVKALRNGHLLGISPGGVREALFSDETYSLFWGKRKGFAQVAIDSEVPIIPMFTQNVREGFRSLGTLKFFRWVYERFRLPIAPVYGGFPVKFRTYLGDPIPYDPKLNAAELAEKVQKAVQALIDKHQKIPGNVLRALLERFQREHKEE; this is encoded by the exons ATGTCCAGTGAGAATGAGTCCTGCCTGTTTGAGAATGGATCGGTCAGCTTGCTCTCCTGCTTTATTCATGTGTGGGAGGAGTGGGCTGGACTTGGACAGTTCAAGGACTACCTCAGTTTCTTGGAGTATCTGCTGTGGGTTTTCACACCTCTAGCTGTGGTCTTCATCCTGCCTTTTCTCATAGTTATCCTCCTCTATCTGTCCATCCTCTTCCTCCACGTGTACAAGCGCAAGAACCAGTTGAGGGAAGCTTATTCTAATAACCTGTGGGATGGTGCGAGGAAAACTCTGGCTACCATATGGGATGGACATGGAGCAATATGGCATG GTTATGAAATCCATGGTTTAGAGAAGATTCCAGATGAAGGGCCTGCACTAATAGTTTATTATCATGGCGCTATTCCTATAGACTACTATTATTTCTTGGCAAGTCTTGTTATTCAGAAGGGAAGAACTTGTCATTCGGTTGCTGATCATATTCTGTTCAAGATCCCAG GGTTTAAGCTTCTCTTGGAGGTGTTTAGTGTGATCCATGGACCGCAGGAGGAGTGTGTCAAGGCCCTGCGGAATGGACACCTCTTGGGCATCTCTCCTGGAGGGGTACGGGAAGCCCTGTTCAGTGATGAGACGTACTCTCTGTTCTGGGGCAAACGCAAAGGATTTGCACAAGTGGCCATTGACTCTGAAGTG CCAATAATACCCATGTTTACTCAAAACGTCAGGGAGGGATTCCGCTCTCTTGGAACATTGA AATTTTTCAGATGGGTGTACGAGAGGTTTCGCTTGCCGATAGCACCCGTGTATGGAGGTTTTCCAGTTAAATTTCGCACCTATTTGGGTGACCCCATTCCATATGACCCCAAACTCAATGCAGCTGAGTTAGCTGAAAAG GTGCAAAAGGCAGTGCAAGCACTTATCGACAAACATCAGAAGATACCTGGCAATGTCCTCAGAGCTCTTTTGGAGCGATTCCAGAGGGAACACAAAGAGGAATAG
- the LOC127442372 gene encoding transmembrane protein 68-like isoform X2 — MSSENESCLFENGSVSLLSCFIHVWEEWAGLGQFKDYLSFLEYLLWVFTPLAVVFILPFLIVILLYLSILFLHVYKRKNQLREAYSNNLWDGARKTLATIWDGHGAIWHGYEIHGLEKIPDEGPALIVYYHGAIPIDYYYFLASLVIQKGRTCHSVADHILFKIPGFKLLLEVFSVIHGPQEECVKALRNGHLLGISPGGVREALFSDETYSLFWGKRKGFAQVAIDSEVPIIPMFTQNVREGFRSLGTLKFFRWVYERFRLPIAPVYGGFPVKFRTYLGDPIPYDPKLNAAELAEKEKTFSVCDINIKCQHEQSSSTYLP; from the exons ATGTCCAGTGAGAATGAGTCCTGCCTGTTTGAGAATGGATCGGTCAGCTTGCTCTCCTGCTTTATTCATGTGTGGGAGGAGTGGGCTGGACTTGGACAGTTCAAGGACTACCTCAGTTTCTTGGAGTATCTGCTGTGGGTTTTCACACCTCTAGCTGTGGTCTTCATCCTGCCTTTTCTCATAGTTATCCTCCTCTATCTGTCCATCCTCTTCCTCCACGTGTACAAGCGCAAGAACCAGTTGAGGGAAGCTTATTCTAATAACCTGTGGGATGGTGCGAGGAAAACTCTGGCTACCATATGGGATGGACATGGAGCAATATGGCATG GTTATGAAATCCATGGTTTAGAGAAGATTCCAGATGAAGGGCCTGCACTAATAGTTTATTATCATGGCGCTATTCCTATAGACTACTATTATTTCTTGGCAAGTCTTGTTATTCAGAAGGGAAGAACTTGTCATTCGGTTGCTGATCATATTCTGTTCAAGATCCCAG GGTTTAAGCTTCTCTTGGAGGTGTTTAGTGTGATCCATGGACCGCAGGAGGAGTGTGTCAAGGCCCTGCGGAATGGACACCTCTTGGGCATCTCTCCTGGAGGGGTACGGGAAGCCCTGTTCAGTGATGAGACGTACTCTCTGTTCTGGGGCAAACGCAAAGGATTTGCACAAGTGGCCATTGACTCTGAAGTG CCAATAATACCCATGTTTACTCAAAACGTCAGGGAGGGATTCCGCTCTCTTGGAACATTGA AATTTTTCAGATGGGTGTACGAGAGGTTTCGCTTGCCGATAGCACCCGTGTATGGAGGTTTTCCAGTTAAATTTCGCACCTATTTGGGTGACCCCATTCCATATGACCCCAAACTCAATGCAGCTGAGTTAGCTGAAAAG gaaaaaacattttctgtttgtgaCATAAATATCAAATGTCAGCATGAGCAGTCTTCTTCAACCTATCTCCCGTGA